One genomic region from Diachasmimorpha longicaudata isolate KC_UGA_2023 chromosome 18, iyDiaLong2, whole genome shotgun sequence encodes:
- the LOC135170857 gene encoding tropomyosin-2 isoform X19 — translation MNCRISWAISSRGLSLKSQLSTVASSSLRRISRGLRSVSQPLLLNSLRLPKPPMRVNGYARPLKIALIWRMTGFPHWNNSWFRPSSSPRRRIRSTRSARKILENRSLADEERMDALENQLKEARFLAEEADKKYDEVARKLAMVEADLERAEERAEAGESKIVELEEELRVVGNNLKSLEVSEEKANQREEEYKNQIKTLTTRLKEAEARAEFAERSVQKLQKEVDRLEDEMVAEKEKYKEIGDGLDNAFEELYGV, via the exons gctgAGTCTGAAGTCGCAGCTCTCAACCGTCGCATCCAGCTCCTTGAGGAGGATCTCGAGAGGTCTGAGGAGCGTCTCGCAACCGCTACTGCTAAACTCGCTGAGGCTTCCCAAGCCGCCGATGAGAGTGAACG gatACGCAAGGCCCTTGAAAATCGCACTAATATGGAGGATGACCGGGTTTCCGCATTGGAACAACAGCTGGTTCAGGCCAAGCTCATCGCCGAGGAGGCGGATAAGAAGTACGAGGAG CGCCCGCAAGATTCTCGAGAACCGCAGTTTGGCCGATGAAGAGCGTATGGATGCACTTGAGAATCAACTGAAGGAGGCGAGATTCCTCGCCGAAGAGGCTGACAAGAAATACGATGAG GTCGCCCGTAAATTGGCAATGGTTGAGGCCGATCTCGAGCGTGCTGAGGAACGCGCTGAGGCTGGAGAATC TAAAATCGTCGAACTGGAGGAGGAACTTCGCGTTGTTGGTAACAACCTGAAATCCCTTGAAGTATCCGAAGAGAAG GCCAACCAACGTGAGGAGGAGTACAAGAACCAAATAAAGACACTGACAACTCGTCTAAAGGAG GCTGAGGCTCGTGCTGAGTTCGCCGAGAGATCGGTGCAGAAACTCCAGAAGGAGGTCGACAGGCTCGAGG ATGAAATGGTCGCTGAGAAGGAGAAGTACAAGGAAATTGGAGATGGACTCGACAATGCATTCGAGGAGCTTTATGGAGTTTAA
- the LOC135170866 gene encoding metallo-beta-lactamase domain-containing protein 1: protein MPQVIVLAEGFSHTIEGGNTEANCSCVLIKGRDNIIVDTMTAWDKDIIIEGLANHGVSPNDIAFVVCTHSHADHIGNNNLFLRADHIVGTCVHNRTVFTNEFRDAHYQLCPGVKLLRTPGHTHDDVSVIVESTVDGEKVTIAIVGDLFEMEDDLAKPEIWQAVGVKELRKTQAENRFLVVTLADYIIPGHGKMFKVTDEVRRLLKSQIPVD from the exons ATGCCCCAGGTGATAGTTCTGGCCGAGGGGTTTTCCCACACGATTGAGGGAGGGAACACCGAAGCTAATTGCTCCTGCGTGCTCATCAAGGGCCGTGACAACATTATTGTTGACACTATGACAGCTTGGGATAAAGACATAATAATCGAAG GTCTAGCTAATCATGGTGTAAGCCCCAACGACATTGCCTTCGTTGTTTGCACACACAGCCATGCCGATCATATTggcaataataatttatttctaagGGCAGATCACATCGTTGGAACCTGCGTCCACAACCGCACAGTCTTCACAAACGAGTTTCGAGACG CGCACTACCAACTTTGTCCGGGTGTCAAGCTCCTGCGAACTCCTGGCCACACCCACGATGATGTCTCGGTGATAGTGGAGAGTACTGTTGATGGTGAGAAAGTGACAATTGCCATAGTTGGGGATCTCTTCGAGATGGAGGATGACCTCGCGAAACCGGAAATATGGCAGGCTGTCGGGGTTAAAGAGCTGAGGAAAACACAGGCGGAGAACAGATTTCTGGTGGTCACGCTGGCTGATTACATTATACCTGGTCATGGGAAGATGTTCAAGGTCACTGACGAAGTGAGAAGACTCCTCAAGAGCCAGATTCCAGTGGATTGA
- the LOC135170844 gene encoding protein KRI1 homolog: protein MSQLFQGDDLDSDEGIKINNGYANHYSDWRRKEELHKLKTKYGEQLDDIQSSEESDSSSGEDEEAGELTEVFEKDFYKTLASLKKKDPRIYDENVTFFSKPEDSQDAPQAQASQSKKRPKKEKPFTLRDYDRQMIMQRLNQSSGNVDDDDFQRKNGEANGLTYVEEQKGLRESINQILQDEEDGSDTGDDLLLPKSKTQEEKQREEESYKEWLKGQPREMESSDQQALKPLRDFWTDPNLDDNEKFLRDYVLNKKFLEKDVKNHDHEDLVNNSNENLSEDEKDIEQQEVFEHKFNFRFEEPDTEFLKRYPRTLENSLRKKDTRRSEKRAAVKVRKEEERARKREELKRLKAMKRKEIEEKIAQLKEITGNDDMKFDSLDLEGDFDPAEHDRKMVELFDEGYYKEGEEHVKPVFPDIDEELGVESTWDDYDPNVQETEPAEGQGAPHAEDDDFNMDADYDPVNSLQEELANSSRKKRKRRSKFAEMISKEKPKFDPTFHTSYKDYIDQYYGLDYEDMIGDMPCRFKYREVVPNDYGLSVEEILMADDRELNKWCSLKKALEHKPKHQEIQEVKIYREKSLNEPYKKKVLKSLYEELENSENLPEGSDENSVNKKKRRRKKGSQVEAVKAVKADVKLSSSPQEKTKDLKTSPAEEKVDKTENEEEPPKKKMKTERVKKNQQGDKTPGEKIVNGRKKLQKSPQSSQNIAGKSEDCQNQSAPREKKNKQRQKLKKSKGSKDSSNPLIASLGDERLKAYGIKPKKFKKKIKYGQQSSVNMKKKNFRGVVKNQK, encoded by the exons ATGTCTCAGTTATTCCAAGGAGATGATTTGGATTCCGACGAAGGTATCAAGATAAATAATGGATATGCCAATCACTACAGTGACTGGCGACGCAAGGAGGAGCTCCACAAACTGAAAACCAAATATGGAGAGCAGTTGGACGACATCCAGAGCTCCGAGGAGTCTGACAGCTCGTCTGGAGAGGATGAAGAGGCGGGTGAACTCACTGAGGTATTTGAGAAGGACTTTTACAAGACCCTGGCTTCCTTAAAGAAGAAAGACCCGAGAATTTATGATGAGAACGTGACTTTTTTCTCGAAACCAGAAGACTCTCAAGATGCACCACAAGCTCAAGCCTCTCAATCCAAGAAGAGGCCAAAAAAGGAGAAACCGTTCACTCTTCGAGATTACGACAGACAGATGATAATGCAACGTCTCAATCAGTCCAGTGGGAACGTCGACGACGACGATTTTCAAAGGAAAAACGGTGAGGCCAATGGTCTGACCTACGTGGAGGAGCAAAAAGGATTGAGGGAGAGTATAAATCAGATTTTGCAAGATGAAGAGGATGGCAGTGACACTGGGGATGATCTTCTGCTGCCGAAGAGCAAAACTCAGGAAGAAAAACAGCGGGAGGAGGAGTCCTACAAGGAGTGGCTCAAAGGCCAGCCCAGGGAGATGGAGAGCTCGGATCAGCAGGCCCTAAAGCCCTTGAGAGACTTCTGGACAGATCCCAACCTCGacgacaatgaaaaattcctgaggGACTACGTtctaaacaaaaaattcctggagaaAGACGTGAAGAATCATGACCACGAGGATCTCGTCAATAACAGCAATGAAAATCTCTCAGAGGACGAGAAGGACATTGAGCAGCAGGAGGTGTTCGAGCacaaattcaatttcagaTTTGAAGAGCCAGACACGGAATTTCTGAAGCGTTATCCCCGTACCCTGGAGAATTCCCTGCGAAAGAAGGACACCAGGAGGTCGGAGAAGAGGGCAGCTGTCAAAGTGAGgaaggaggaggagagggCGAGGAAGCGGGAGGAGTTGAAGCGCCTGAAGGCGATGAAACGAAAAgaaattgaggagaaaataGCCCAGCTGAAGGAGATAACTGGCAACGATGACATGAAGTTTGATTCTCTTGATTTGGAGGGGGACTTTGATCCTGCTGAGCACGACAGGAAAATGGTAGAGTTGTTTGATGAGGGGTATTACAAGGAGGGAGAGGAACACGTCAAGCCAGTGTTTCCGGATATTGATGAGGAGCTGGGGGTAGAGAGCACGTGGGACGATTATGATCCTAATGTTCAGGAGACTGAACCTGCTGAAGGACAGGGGGCTCCTCATGCAGAAGATGATGATTTCAAT ATGGATGCTGATTACGATCCCGTCAACTCCCTCCAGGAGGAATTGGCGAATTCgtcgagaaaaaagcgaaaacgTCGGTCGAAATTCGCGGAAATGATATCGAAGGAGAAACCGAAATTCGATCCAACGTTTCACACTTCGTACAAGGACTACATCGATCAGTACTACGGTCTGGATTACGAGGATATGATTGGGGATATGCCTTGTAGATTTAAGTACAGGGAGGTCGTGCCCAATGATTACGGTCTGTCCGTCGaggag ATTCTCATGGCCGACGATAGAGAATTGAACAAATGGTGCTCCCTGAAAAAAGCTCTGGAGCACAAACCCAAACATCAAGAGATTCAGGAAGTTAAAATCTATCGAGAGAAATCATTGAATGAACCGTATAAGAAAAAAGTTCTCAAGAGTTTGTACGAAGAGttggaaaattcggaaaatcttCCCgaaggtagtgacgaaaattctgtgaataaaaagaagagGAGACGCAAGAAGGGAAGTCAAGTGGAGGCTGTGAAGGCTGTGAAGGCAGATGTGAAATTGAGCTCGTCTCCACAAGAAAAGACTAAAGATCTTAAGACTAGCCCTGCAGAGGAGAAGGTCGATAAGACCGAGAATGAAGAGGAGCccccaaagaaaaaaatgaagaccGAAAGGGTCAAGAAAAATCAACAAGGAGATAAAACTCctggagaaaaaattgttaatggacgaaaaaaattgcaaaagtcTCCTCAAAGTTCACAAAACATCGCTGGAAAATCCGAAGATTGTCAAAATCAATCAGCaccgagggagaaaaaaaataaacagcgacagaaattgaaaaaatccaagGGCTCCAAGGACTCGAGTAATCCTCTCATCGCGTCTCTAGGTGATGAGCGACTCAAGGCTTATGGAATTAAGccgaagaaattcaaaaagaaaattaaatatggCCAGCAGTCGAGTGTAAATATgaagaaaaagaattttcGAGGGGTTGTTAAAAATCAAAAGTGA
- the LOC135170864 gene encoding tropomyosin-1, with the protein MDAIKKKMQAMKLEKDNAMDKADVCEGQAKEANMRADKVLEEVADLQKKLSQVENDLTTNKGALEQANKDLEEREKSLTNAESEVAALNRKVQLIEEDLERSEERLNTATAKLTEASQAADESSRMCKVLENRAQQDEERMDQLTNQLKEARLLAEDADGKSDEVSRKLAFVEDELEVAEDRVKSGEAKIMELEEELKVVGNSLKSLEVSEEKANQRVEEFKRQLKTLTVKLKEAEARAEFAEKTVKKLQKEVDRLEDELGINKDRYKSLADEMDSTFAELAGY; encoded by the exons ATGGACGCGATCAAGAAGAAGATGCAAGCGATGAAGCTTGAGAAGGACAATGCCATGGACAAGGCCGATGTCTGTGAGGGACAGGCCAAAGAGGCCAACATGCGGGCAGACAAGGTCCTGGAGGAGGTCGCCGATCTCCAGAAGAAGCTCAGCCAGGTTGAGAACGATCTCACAACGAACAAGGGAGCCCTTGAGCAGGCCAACAAGGACCTGGAGGAGCGCGAGAAGTCCCTCACCAAT GCGGAGTCCGAGGTCGCCGCTTTGAACAGAAAAGTCCAGCTCATCGAGGAGGACCTCGAGCGCTCGGAGGAGCGTCTGAACACCGCCACCGCCAAGTTGACGGAGGCGTCGCAAGCTGCTGACGAGTCTAGCCG TATGTGCAAAGTCCTGGAGAACCGCGCCCAGCAGGACGAGGAGCGAATGGACCAGCTGACGAATCAGCTCAAAGAGGCCCGTCTCCTCGCTGAAGACGCTGATGGTAAATCCGACGAAGTATCACGTAAACTGGCCTTCGTTGAGGACGAACTCGAAGTCGCTGAGGATCGCGTCAAGTCCGGTGAGGC GAAAATCATGGAGTTGGAAGAGGAACTCAAGGTCGTTGGTAACAGCTTGAAGTCCCTGGAGGTCTCGGAAGAAAAG GCCAACCAAAGAGTCGAGGAATTCAAACGCCAGCTGAAGACCCTGACCGTCAAGCTGAAGGAGGCCGAGGCACGAGCTGAATTCGCGGAGAAGACTGTCAAGAAGCTGCAGAAGGAGGTCGACAGGCTCGAAG acGAGCTTGGAATCAACAAGGACAGATACAAGTCCCTCGCCGACGAGATGGACTCGACCTTCGCTGAATTGGCCGGCTACTAA